The Phaeobacter gallaeciensis DSM 26640 genomic sequence GCAATCCGCCATCCCCGATGACGCAGACCGCGAAACCGTTGTGAAGATGCTGACAGCAGCCTGTGACGATATCGGTGGCCAGCAACTCAAAGCCAAGCACGCGGAGCAACGCAAGGCCTCTGGAAAGCCCCCCATGAAGGCGGACCCGGATTTCGACAATGCCGCAGATACCACATACCGGGTGACAGCGGGTGAGTTGCGCCAGTTCATTGAACGGTTCGAACGCCTGGACGCTGAGAAGAAAGAGCTGGCGGATCAACAGAAAGAGGTCATGGCAGAGGCCAAGGCTCGCGGCTACGACACCAAGGTCATCCGAAAGGTGATCGCCCTGCGTAAGCGCGACAAGGACGATATCGCCGAGGAAGAGGCCGTCCTAGAAATGTACAAAGAAGCGCTGGGCATGGGGTGAGGCAGACACATGGAACGCATGACAGCTGCAGACTACAATAAAGCCCAGCGCGATGAGAAGGGGCAGGGGGAAGACCGGCGCCGGGTGCGCGGCACCAAGCGCACCACGACCGCTGACGGCATCACCCACGACAGCAAGACAGAGGCGGATCGCTGGGAAGAGCTGAAGCTGTTGCAG encodes the following:
- a CDS encoding DUF2312 domain-containing protein produces the protein MKADPDFDNAADTTYRVTAGELRQFIERFERLDAEKKELADQQKEVMAEAKARGYDTKVIRKVIALRKRDKDDIAEEEAVLEMYKEALGMG